In Bacteriovorax stolpii, a single genomic region encodes these proteins:
- a CDS encoding alpha/beta hydrolase, whose amino-acid sequence MQSRREASHLEWKNLSEEVRVTHFSSERHGMYRPEQIYLKHIQARRPGTNPVTFFLFHDLSAYHGRFLNFINWFRAQHPNVSFVLMDFLGHGLSSGTRGHIEKFGDIASDVVTALELIEKKSDEKWVALGHGLGALALLEVANRFDESIEGKIDRYVVSNFVLNFSSMMLEIQNKLLSSALPLENLMKTVRPMEIYLPSMVLTHPKEQTAYLEDPLMIRKPTFQTFQCIGHKVKSIYQDAYFLDKPTLLLKSESPYLFTRGMESFSKGFKKGFLTEKKYPNLKHDLYNERDNLEVYNDIAHWVQS is encoded by the coding sequence ATGCAGTCTAGAAGAGAAGCTTCTCATTTAGAATGGAAAAATCTCAGTGAAGAGGTGAGAGTGACTCACTTTTCTTCCGAGCGCCACGGGATGTATCGTCCTGAGCAAATTTATTTAAAACACATTCAAGCAAGAAGGCCTGGCACAAATCCAGTGACCTTCTTTTTGTTTCATGACCTCTCAGCTTACCACGGGCGTTTTCTCAATTTCATCAATTGGTTTCGCGCTCAACATCCTAACGTGTCTTTTGTCCTGATGGATTTTTTAGGGCACGGACTCAGCTCCGGAACCCGTGGGCATATTGAGAAATTCGGTGACATCGCTTCAGATGTGGTGACCGCGCTGGAGTTGATTGAAAAAAAATCGGATGAAAAATGGGTGGCCTTAGGCCATGGCCTTGGGGCACTGGCGCTGCTGGAAGTTGCCAATCGTTTTGATGAATCCATTGAAGGGAAAATTGACAGATATGTCGTTTCAAATTTTGTTTTAAATTTTTCTTCGATGATGCTCGAAATTCAAAATAAACTTTTATCGTCAGCTCTTCCTCTGGAGAACCTGATGAAGACAGTGAGACCGATGGAGATTTACTTACCATCAATGGTGCTCACTCATCCAAAGGAGCAGACAGCTTACCTGGAAGATCCGCTGATGATAAGAAAACCTACATTCCAGACTTTCCAATGCATTGGGCACAAGGTGAAGAGTATTTACCAGGATGCCTATTTTCTTGATAAACCAACTCTACTTTTAAAGAGTGAGAGTCCCTATCTTTTTACGAGAGGGATGGAGTCGTTTTCCAAGGGTTTTAAAAAGGGATTTTTGACAGAAAAGAAGTATCCAAATTTAAAACATGACTTGTATAATGAAAGAGATAATTTAGAAGTTTATAACGATATTGCTCATTGGGTCCAATCATGA
- a CDS encoding thiolase family protein, producing MSVYILSGARTPNGSFMGSLSGVSAPKLGAVAIEAALKKAEVDASKVDEVFMGNVVSAGVGQAPARQAAIFAGLPESVPCTTINKVCGSGLKTIITGAQTIMAGDNKLVVAGGMENMSMAPHLLMNSRNGFKFGDANMKDAMAWDGLTDAYANVPMGVCAEEAAKKYTNREEQDAYSIESFKRAQAAIKDGIFNSEIAAVTIKGPKGDTVVTTDEGPGKANFEKMPSLKPAFDKNGTITAANASTINDGAAAIVLGGEEYKSQAKFKIVSYASHAQSPTWFTTAPVEAVHKALSKAGLKLDQIDLFEVNEAFAVVALAAMKELKLDHSKVNIYGGGVSLGHPIGCSGTRIVVTLMTAMENKKAKYGMAAICIGGGEALALVLERI from the coding sequence ATGAGCGTTTATATTCTTTCAGGTGCCCGCACTCCAAATGGTAGTTTTATGGGATCTCTTAGTGGGGTTTCTGCTCCAAAGCTAGGGGCCGTAGCCATTGAAGCTGCTCTTAAAAAAGCGGAAGTTGATGCTTCGAAAGTAGATGAAGTGTTCATGGGGAACGTTGTGAGTGCCGGTGTTGGACAAGCTCCAGCTCGTCAGGCAGCTATCTTCGCAGGCCTTCCAGAATCAGTTCCATGTACGACAATTAACAAAGTTTGTGGTTCAGGACTAAAGACTATTATCACTGGTGCTCAGACAATTATGGCAGGAGACAACAAACTTGTTGTTGCTGGTGGAATGGAAAATATGTCAATGGCACCGCACCTTCTGATGAATTCAAGAAATGGATTTAAGTTTGGTGATGCTAATATGAAAGACGCGATGGCATGGGATGGTCTAACAGACGCTTACGCTAACGTTCCAATGGGTGTTTGCGCTGAAGAAGCGGCAAAAAAATACACTAACCGCGAAGAGCAAGACGCTTATTCAATTGAGTCTTTCAAGCGCGCTCAAGCAGCAATCAAAGACGGAATCTTCAACTCTGAAATTGCAGCAGTGACAATCAAAGGACCAAAAGGGGACACGGTTGTAACAACTGACGAAGGTCCGGGAAAAGCAAACTTTGAAAAAATGCCATCGCTAAAACCTGCCTTCGATAAGAACGGAACGATTACAGCGGCAAACGCTTCGACAATCAATGACGGAGCAGCTGCGATTGTTTTAGGTGGTGAGGAATACAAATCACAAGCAAAGTTCAAGATTGTTTCATATGCTAGCCACGCTCAAAGCCCGACATGGTTTACAACTGCTCCAGTTGAAGCTGTTCATAAGGCCCTAAGCAAAGCTGGGCTTAAACTTGATCAAATTGATCTATTTGAAGTGAATGAAGCTTTTGCAGTGGTTGCACTAGCGGCCATGAAAGAGTTAAAATTAGACCATAGTAAAGTTAACATTTACGGTGGTGGAGTGAGCTTAGGGCACCCTATCGGATGTAGCGGAACCAGAATCGTAGTGACATTGATGACAGCAATGGAAAACAAAAAAGCGAAATATGGTATGGCCGCAATCTGTATTGGTGGTGGAGAGGCACTTGCTCTAGTACTTGAAAGAATCTAG
- a CDS encoding DUF4339 domain-containing protein, with product MVNWYYVVGSERVGPVSVEALKQLFLNNEITNETYIWRKGFQNWERLKDVTELSFESEEPAVEIETPMPAPTPLPQRRAEVKREEPVRQEGPSSPDVQFNFDWRSTKENDELFFVRIGKDRKASDSDIFGPYSMTELKEALKEKRINLQTLVFAPGMSSWVKIEETPLNDKHRPGSTSIALNEQPLMLVFDYSPLPLVTMVKKAGVKDGVLLGAGPFLEFTNKTVKASLYVGSEIKARDVQVIVQNYDKRDQSIECLFMDLNQDAKRIMLNHAV from the coding sequence ATGGTTAACTGGTATTACGTAGTGGGTAGCGAGCGCGTGGGCCCGGTCAGTGTAGAGGCACTCAAACAACTTTTTTTGAATAACGAAATCACAAATGAAACATACATCTGGAGAAAAGGTTTCCAAAATTGGGAGCGCTTAAAGGATGTAACTGAACTTTCTTTTGAATCAGAAGAACCGGCAGTTGAAATTGAAACTCCAATGCCAGCACCAACACCACTTCCGCAAAGAAGAGCTGAAGTAAAAAGAGAAGAGCCTGTCAGACAAGAAGGGCCATCTTCACCAGACGTCCAGTTTAATTTTGATTGGAGAAGCACGAAAGAAAACGATGAACTTTTCTTCGTGAGAATTGGTAAAGACAGAAAGGCAAGTGACTCAGATATCTTCGGGCCATACTCGATGACTGAATTAAAAGAGGCCCTGAAAGAAAAAAGAATTAACTTGCAGACTTTAGTTTTTGCACCAGGAATGAGTTCATGGGTAAAGATTGAGGAGACTCCGCTTAATGATAAACATCGTCCAGGATCAACATCAATTGCACTTAATGAACAGCCACTAATGCTGGTGTTTGATTATTCACCATTGCCATTGGTGACGATGGTAAAAAAAGCGGGAGTGAAAGATGGGGTGCTGCTTGGTGCAGGTCCATTTTTAGAATTCACTAATAAAACGGTGAAGGCCTCTCTTTATGTAGGAAGTGAAATTAAAGCTAGAGATGTGCAAGTGATTGTGCAAAACTACGATAAAAGAGATCAGTCGATCGAGTGTCTGTTTATGGACTTAAACCAGGACGCTAAACGAATCATGTTAAATCATGCAGTCTAG
- a CDS encoding enoyl-CoA hydratase/isomerase family protein, whose product MNTNKSYTTLKFELQEKFGVITINRPTKLNALNTEVLSELKELLTDLKSDDKFEMLGLILTGEGEKAFIAGADIAEMADMTPSDAYTLGQLGQQVTVLFETIQVPVIACVNGFALGGGCEMAMSCDFIYATENAVFGQPEVKLGLIPGFGGTQRLAKLVGRNNAKELIFSGRNVKADEALRMGLVVRTFATKDAMMAEAMKTLKSIAANSPFAVGIAKKVMNEGIDLTIAEGLQLEKRQFSGIFSSEDMHEGTKAFVEKRAPNFKGK is encoded by the coding sequence ATGAATACAAATAAATCATACACGACACTAAAATTTGAACTTCAGGAAAAATTCGGGGTGATCACAATCAACCGCCCGACAAAACTAAACGCACTTAACACTGAAGTGCTAAGTGAACTAAAAGAACTTCTTACTGATCTTAAGTCAGATGATAAGTTTGAGATGCTTGGACTGATCCTTACAGGTGAAGGTGAAAAAGCTTTTATCGCTGGTGCTGACATCGCAGAGATGGCAGACATGACTCCAAGTGATGCTTACACTCTGGGACAACTTGGTCAGCAGGTTACAGTTCTCTTTGAAACAATCCAGGTTCCAGTGATTGCTTGTGTAAACGGGTTTGCTCTAGGTGGTGGATGTGAAATGGCGATGAGCTGTGATTTTATCTACGCGACAGAAAACGCAGTTTTCGGTCAACCGGAAGTTAAGCTTGGTCTGATCCCAGGTTTTGGTGGAACTCAAAGGCTAGCAAAACTAGTTGGTAGAAATAACGCAAAAGAACTTATCTTCTCTGGAAGAAACGTAAAAGCGGATGAAGCTCTAAGAATGGGGCTAGTTGTTAGAACTTTCGCTACAAAAGACGCGATGATGGCCGAAGCAATGAAGACTTTAAAGTCGATTGCAGCGAATTCTCCATTTGCTGTAGGAATTGCGAAAAAAGTTATGAATGAAGGTATTGACTTAACTATCGCGGAAGGTTTACAGCTAGAAAAGAGACAGTTTTCAGGCATTTTCTCGTCAGAAGATATGCATGAAGGAACCAAGGCATTCGTGGAAAAACGCGCACCTAACTTTAAAGGAAAATAA
- the miaA gene encoding tRNA (adenosine(37)-N6)-dimethylallyltransferase MiaA, protein MKKLIIVSGPTASGKTKTSIAIAQKIQNDLGKKAAVVNFDSLLFYKEISIGTAKPTKEEQAGIEHHMIDIESIKSPMNAAQFIRIGEKLILNLMKEDKIIILVGGSAFYLRALLKGMYESPTPSQEIKDKLDGWYKTEGIAPFIEYLKVHDPQSLVNLHSNDHYRLMRAVEHFEATGTKISDQKKELDEQNPYDFSKIAHPWNILHIYLDLPKDEHFQVITKRTEEMFAQGLMAEIEGLVRAGFSLEEKPLASIGYKEAIELRQGLFATEKECIERISISTRQLAKSQRTFFNKITPKESFNPLHDQGKIMDRVATFIKEEK, encoded by the coding sequence ATGAAGAAACTCATCATCGTCTCAGGGCCAACCGCTTCCGGGAAAACCAAAACAAGTATAGCTATCGCTCAGAAAATCCAAAACGACCTTGGAAAAAAAGCGGCCGTGGTTAATTTTGATTCCCTGCTTTTTTATAAAGAGATTTCTATCGGTACGGCCAAACCAACTAAAGAAGAGCAGGCCGGTATCGAGCATCATATGATCGACATTGAATCCATCAAAAGCCCGATGAATGCCGCTCAGTTTATTAGAATTGGGGAAAAGCTCATTTTAAATTTGATGAAAGAAGATAAAATCATCATTTTAGTTGGTGGAAGCGCTTTTTACCTGCGCGCTCTTTTAAAAGGAATGTACGAGTCTCCTACTCCTTCTCAGGAAATAAAAGATAAGCTGGATGGATGGTATAAAACAGAAGGAATTGCACCTTTTATTGAATACCTTAAAGTTCACGACCCGCAGTCGCTGGTGAACCTGCACTCCAACGATCACTATCGTTTGATGAGAGCAGTTGAGCATTTTGAAGCGACGGGAACAAAAATCTCTGACCAAAAAAAAGAACTCGATGAACAAAATCCATACGATTTTTCCAAGATCGCTCATCCCTGGAATATCCTGCACATCTACCTGGACCTGCCAAAAGACGAGCACTTTCAAGTGATCACCAAACGCACAGAAGAAATGTTTGCTCAAGGATTGATGGCCGAAATAGAAGGACTGGTACGTGCCGGCTTTAGCCTGGAAGAAAAACCTCTGGCCTCTATTGGCTACAAAGAGGCCATTGAATTGCGCCAAGGTCTTTTTGCCACCGAAAAAGAGTGCATTGAACGCATTTCTATCTCGACTCGCCAGCTGGCCAAAAGCCAGAGAACTTTTTTCAATAAGATAACGCCAAAAGAAAGTTTTAATCCTCTCCATGATCAGGGTAAGATAATGGATAGAGTGGCAACATTTATAAAGGAAGAAAAATGA
- a CDS encoding serine/threonine protein kinase encodes MSELAKRDRFGRYLILDHLVDGGMAKICRARFLGEQADKVVAIKMVQPQFSKDEAFKTMFMDEIKVTFGLLHPNVIQTYDYGMTKGQLFVAMEYCDGRNLKEYLDKLKERKFVFPVEISTYIISQACQGLYYAHTFRDKLTGQEANIIHRDISPHNIMLTYDGAVKIIDFGIAKSQTNSESTQAGTIKGKLSYLAPEYLEGLELDPRYDQFALGITLWEMLCSRKLFKENNDLAVLKKIQECKIPVPSSINPNVPKELDEIVLKALSKNRSKRYENLDQMNRALMKFLYAKYPDFNATDLSYFAQELFREEIKRDREKMFEFGKIDIRPYLDDLRREQERGGSAAPVVGVNGGSDSPAIKKEAVLDFGFEDQAAIKKRNTITVKKTSVTPKDKTLSGDDNTMSRRIADINDKTMTNLKQGTGTKSKVGKEGTKVLKGENKTDTRKTSTKAQKTSPITYAALIAFLLGGAYYYYVSFFAEPEHVAVAEPVKTPKADKPVRQPANDITPTAQAEGMAKMTLSHFDKQKMQVFVDGQAQSVDLLNSIQVPVGRPFVLRVQIDGKKHFIKELNLANNTSVEEEIPEMPSIPYGYVHTSKDCAVTGEVRFDIYGEKRVSSVPMNEDFGVAFPLNLDEYGKVAPATYELFFKKTGEEIERKIEITIKREDQSIDLCEYL; translated from the coding sequence ATGTCAGAATTAGCAAAACGCGATCGATTCGGACGCTATCTTATCCTAGACCACTTGGTGGATGGCGGTATGGCAAAGATTTGTCGTGCCCGCTTTTTAGGTGAGCAAGCGGACAAAGTTGTGGCCATTAAGATGGTTCAGCCGCAGTTTTCTAAAGACGAAGCTTTTAAAACCATGTTCATGGACGAGATCAAAGTTACTTTTGGTCTTCTTCACCCGAACGTTATTCAAACTTACGATTATGGTATGACCAAAGGGCAACTCTTCGTTGCGATGGAGTACTGTGATGGCCGTAACTTAAAAGAATACTTAGATAAATTAAAAGAACGCAAATTCGTTTTCCCGGTTGAGATTTCAACATATATTATCTCGCAAGCGTGTCAGGGGCTTTATTATGCCCACACATTCAGAGATAAGTTAACGGGGCAAGAAGCGAATATCATTCACCGTGATATCTCTCCACACAACATCATGCTTACATATGATGGTGCGGTTAAGATCATCGACTTCGGTATCGCTAAGTCACAAACAAACTCAGAGTCTACTCAAGCAGGGACGATCAAAGGTAAGCTTTCTTACCTGGCGCCTGAATACCTAGAAGGACTTGAGCTTGACCCTCGTTATGACCAGTTCGCTCTTGGTATTACACTTTGGGAAATGCTGTGCTCGAGAAAGCTGTTTAAAGAAAACAACGATCTTGCAGTTTTAAAGAAGATTCAGGAATGTAAAATTCCAGTGCCTTCTTCAATTAACCCGAACGTTCCAAAAGAACTGGATGAAATCGTACTTAAAGCATTAAGCAAGAACCGTTCTAAGCGCTATGAAAATCTTGACCAGATGAACCGTGCGCTCATGAAGTTCTTGTATGCGAAATACCCAGACTTCAACGCGACTGACTTATCTTATTTCGCTCAGGAACTCTTCAGAGAAGAAATTAAGAGAGACCGCGAGAAAATGTTTGAATTCGGTAAGATCGATATCAGACCTTATCTTGATGATCTAAGAAGAGAGCAAGAGCGTGGTGGATCAGCAGCTCCAGTTGTAGGAGTTAATGGCGGATCAGATTCTCCGGCAATCAAGAAAGAAGCAGTTCTGGACTTTGGTTTTGAAGACCAGGCTGCGATTAAGAAAAGAAATACGATCACTGTAAAGAAAACTTCAGTGACGCCAAAAGATAAGACCTTATCTGGTGACGACAATACAATGTCGAGAAGGATTGCCGATATTAATGACAAGACAATGACCAACCTGAAACAAGGGACGGGGACAAAGTCAAAGGTTGGCAAAGAAGGGACTAAGGTTCTTAAAGGCGAAAATAAAACAGATACAAGAAAGACTTCAACCAAAGCACAAAAGACCTCTCCAATTACTTATGCGGCCTTGATCGCATTCTTATTGGGTGGTGCTTATTACTACTACGTAAGTTTCTTTGCAGAACCTGAGCACGTGGCAGTTGCGGAGCCGGTTAAGACTCCAAAGGCCGATAAACCAGTTCGTCAACCGGCCAACGACATCACTCCAACTGCGCAGGCAGAAGGTATGGCGAAGATGACGTTAAGTCACTTTGACAAGCAGAAGATGCAGGTTTTTGTTGATGGACAGGCACAATCAGTAGATTTATTAAACTCTATTCAAGTGCCAGTTGGAAGACCATTTGTTCTTCGTGTACAGATTGATGGCAAAAAGCATTTTATTAAAGAATTAAATCTTGCCAACAATACTTCGGTGGAGGAAGAAATTCCGGAAATGCCAAGTATCCCTTATGGGTATGTTCATACATCAAAAGATTGCGCTGTTACCGGTGAAGTGCGCTTTGATATTTACGGTGAAAAACGTGTGAGTTCAGTTCCAATGAACGAAGACTTCGGTGTCGCTTTCCCGCTAAATCTTGATGAGTACGGAAAGGTAGCGCCTGCGACTTATGAACTATTCTTCAAGAAGACAGGTGAAGAGATTGAACGCAAGATTGAAATCACAATTAAGCGCGAAGACCAATCAATCGACCTGTGCGAGTACCTGTAA
- a CDS encoding Crp/Fnr family transcriptional regulator: MTTGTAAAQKKSGIKTLAPGQILFNEGDAADSMYIIQRGQLRLFRPKGKGFVEIAVLRSGEMLGEMAYFDPESKTRSVSASAITSVEIIEISFNALEKTMAGLNPWFKTLINTLAERLRKTNERVRALENNSVGFSSDYRFFQSADIVKMLSVMFLTFRSLGENRDGKWSLNYNKLKTYALEIFNINEAKMEEFIQLLTDEKLIEVTVDEMDSSKVFSTREPDTFRIFQVFFNTQRSLRDEKKLIITPKCEKFLIKVMEECDSLPVVDGKVDIEISKIAAHFKQYNMGITLDDFEGAKKAKFCGEYRMGENGSISTTINIDYLRKMYPVIRFMNALNRVNESKAKTNP, from the coding sequence ATGACGACAGGAACAGCGGCGGCGCAGAAGAAATCAGGAATTAAAACTCTGGCCCCAGGGCAGATTCTCTTTAACGAAGGCGACGCCGCTGATTCCATGTACATCATTCAAAGAGGACAGCTACGATTGTTTCGTCCGAAAGGAAAAGGCTTCGTAGAAATTGCTGTTCTTCGCTCGGGAGAGATGTTGGGTGAAATGGCCTACTTCGATCCTGAATCTAAAACCAGAAGTGTTTCTGCCTCAGCAATCACTTCAGTTGAAATCATCGAAATTTCTTTTAATGCTCTTGAAAAAACCATGGCGGGTCTAAACCCATGGTTTAAGACTTTGATCAATACACTGGCAGAGCGCCTGAGAAAGACTAATGAGAGAGTCAGAGCGCTGGAGAATAACTCGGTTGGCTTTTCTTCTGACTACAGGTTCTTTCAGTCTGCAGACATCGTTAAGATGCTCTCTGTGATGTTTTTAACCTTCAGAAGTTTAGGTGAAAACAGAGACGGAAAGTGGTCTTTAAATTACAACAAACTTAAAACGTACGCGCTGGAAATCTTCAACATCAATGAAGCCAAAATGGAAGAGTTTATTCAGCTTTTAACAGATGAGAAACTTATTGAAGTGACAGTTGATGAGATGGATTCATCAAAGGTTTTCAGTACCCGCGAACCCGACACATTCAGAATTTTCCAGGTTTTCTTTAATACACAAAGATCTCTTCGCGATGAGAAGAAACTCATCATCACTCCTAAGTGCGAAAAATTTTTAATTAAAGTCATGGAGGAGTGTGATTCGCTTCCGGTTGTCGATGGAAAAGTAGATATTGAAATCTCAAAAATCGCAGCGCACTTTAAACAATACAATATGGGAATCACTCTGGATGATTTCGAAGGCGCTAAAAAGGCGAAGTTCTGCGGAGAGTACCGCATGGGCGAAAACGGCAGCATCAGCACTACTATCAATATTGATTACCTGAGAAAGATGTATCCGGTGATCAGGTTCATGAACGCCCTCAACCGTGTTAACGAGTCGAAGGCGAAGACGAATCCTTAG
- a CDS encoding acyl-CoA dehydrogenase, with translation MSMYNPQYTEIRDLVSKFTDTEVAPLAAKIDHDGVIPQDLINKLYENGFMGSYIPEEFGGAGMDYTSYAIIVEEISRGCASTGVLISAHTSLCMWPILSFGTTEQKQKFLPGLASGGVIGCFCLSEPNAGSDPGTLATFAEDKGDYYELSGTKNFITNGKDAGIAIVLAKTTKTNDHKGITAFIVDTKTEGFQVQKLEDKLGIKGSTTAQIWLNKVKVPKANILGEVGKGFKVALSTLDGGRIGIAAQALGIAEAAFRYAKKYSKERVQFGKPISELQAIQFKLADMSTEIAASRLLIMHASYLKDNGLPYSKEAAQAKLFASEACMRITTQAIQVLGGNGYTKEYPCERHFRDAKITEIYEGTSEIQRIVIAANELKGV, from the coding sequence ATGAGTATGTACAACCCGCAATACACAGAAATCAGGGATTTAGTTTCAAAATTCACTGACACAGAGGTTGCACCTCTGGCGGCTAAGATTGACCATGATGGGGTAATTCCACAGGATCTTATCAATAAGCTTTATGAAAATGGCTTCATGGGTTCTTATATTCCTGAAGAGTTTGGTGGAGCTGGGATGGATTACACATCTTACGCAATCATTGTTGAAGAAATTTCTCGTGGATGTGCGTCAACCGGAGTTCTTATTTCTGCCCACACATCTCTTTGTATGTGGCCGATCCTAAGCTTTGGGACAACTGAGCAAAAACAAAAATTCCTTCCAGGCCTGGCCTCTGGTGGAGTGATCGGATGTTTCTGTCTATCTGAGCCCAATGCTGGTTCAGATCCTGGAACTCTGGCAACTTTTGCTGAAGACAAAGGGGACTACTACGAACTTTCTGGGACAAAAAACTTTATCACTAACGGTAAAGACGCAGGAATTGCGATTGTTCTGGCAAAAACGACAAAAACTAATGACCACAAAGGGATCACGGCTTTTATCGTAGATACAAAAACGGAAGGATTCCAGGTTCAAAAACTGGAAGACAAATTAGGGATTAAAGGATCGACGACGGCTCAAATCTGGCTTAACAAGGTGAAGGTTCCAAAAGCGAACATTCTTGGTGAAGTTGGAAAAGGATTTAAAGTCGCTCTTTCAACTCTTGATGGTGGACGCATTGGAATTGCAGCTCAGGCCTTAGGGATCGCTGAAGCGGCTTTCAGATACGCGAAGAAATATTCGAAAGAAAGAGTGCAATTTGGAAAACCGATTTCTGAACTTCAGGCCATCCAGTTTAAGCTGGCGGACATGTCGACAGAAATTGCGGCTTCAAGACTTTTAATCATGCACGCGAGTTATTTAAAAGATAATGGTCTTCCTTATTCAAAGGAAGCAGCTCAGGCAAAACTGTTTGCTTCAGAGGCATGTATGAGAATTACAACTCAGGCCATTCAGGTCCTGGGCGGAAATGGTTACACGAAAGAGTACCCGTGTGAGCGCCACTTCAGAGACGCGAAGATCACTGAGATTTATGAAGGAACTTCTGAAATCCAGCGCATCGTTATTGCGGCCAATGAATTAAAAGGCGTTTAA
- a CDS encoding 3-hydroxybutyryl-CoA dehydrogenase has translation MQNVQSIGIVGAGQMGRGIAQVAAMSGYTVQIYDVSPEGLKKGVDFIEAQLKKGVEKAKWDSAFVEKTMKAISTVSDMSKLSSCDLLIEAATENKAIKFDIFKKLDEVAKPGAILATNTSSISITEIAAVTKRPQLVAGMHFMNPVPVMKLVEGIRGLETSDETFNTVAAVSEKMGKVFVRANDIPGFAVNRILMPMINEAVYALYEGVASASDIDQAMKLGTNQPMGPLELADFIGLDTCLAIMNVLHDGLGDTKYRPCPLLKKYVLAGRMGKKSGRGFYEYK, from the coding sequence ATGCAAAATGTTCAATCCATTGGGATTGTTGGCGCGGGGCAAATGGGCCGTGGAATCGCGCAAGTAGCTGCAATGAGTGGCTACACTGTTCAAATTTACGATGTTTCTCCTGAAGGACTTAAAAAGGGAGTGGATTTTATCGAAGCTCAACTAAAGAAGGGCGTAGAGAAAGCAAAGTGGGATTCGGCCTTCGTAGAAAAGACAATGAAAGCAATTTCAACTGTTTCTGATATGTCTAAGCTTTCAAGCTGCGATCTTCTTATTGAAGCAGCCACTGAAAATAAAGCGATTAAATTCGATATCTTTAAAAAATTAGATGAAGTGGCAAAACCGGGAGCTATCCTGGCGACAAACACTTCTTCAATTTCAATCACTGAAATTGCGGCAGTGACTAAGCGTCCACAACTTGTAGCAGGTATGCACTTCATGAATCCGGTTCCGGTAATGAAGCTGGTTGAAGGAATCAGAGGTCTTGAGACTTCAGATGAAACATTCAACACAGTAGCAGCTGTTTCTGAAAAGATGGGGAAAGTCTTTGTTCGCGCAAACGACATCCCGGGATTTGCAGTTAACAGAATTCTTATGCCAATGATTAACGAAGCTGTGTACGCTCTGTACGAAGGTGTCGCGAGCGCTTCTGATATCGATCAGGCGATGAAACTTGGAACAAATCAACCAATGGGACCGCTTGAGCTTGCTGACTTCATCGGACTTGATACATGCCTGGCGATCATGAACGTTCTTCATGATGGATTAGGAGACACTAAATACAGACCGTGCCCGCTATTAAAGAAATACGTACTAGCTGGTCGCATGGGGAAAAAATCAGGAAGAGGATTCTATGAATACAAATAA
- a CDS encoding pyruvate, water dikinase regulatory protein translates to MNLETKRLKIIIISDGTGETATAISRAVMAQFKEREVFFTRYKNIRTTEQIDAIFNEAAVHHDLIIHTIVSGKLREYIAELSRTTRVRTLDLIGPALTAFSNYFNQEPMSEPGLLHAVNDEYYKRVEAMEFTLNHDDGRNLASLHLADVILVGVSRTSKTPLSVYLSQHGIKVVNIPMIKDQPLPTELFEVDQRKIFALTIDPESLREIRKNRLQRLGAEKHQGDYAEHNKIVEEVEWANRIFKENKRWPVFNVTDKALEETAADIMKLLSMRKNNIFKQTKKEESNE, encoded by the coding sequence ATGAACCTCGAAACAAAGCGCCTGAAAATTATCATCATTTCTGATGGAACAGGAGAAACTGCAACGGCGATCTCTCGTGCTGTTATGGCCCAGTTTAAAGAGCGTGAAGTTTTTTTTACCCGTTATAAAAACATACGTACCACTGAGCAAATCGACGCTATCTTTAACGAAGCGGCCGTTCACCACGACCTGATTATCCACACGATTGTTTCTGGAAAACTTCGCGAGTACATCGCCGAGCTTTCGCGTACAACACGCGTGCGCACTCTGGATTTAATTGGGCCTGCTCTAACCGCTTTCTCTAACTACTTTAACCAGGAACCAATGAGTGAACCTGGACTTCTTCACGCGGTTAACGACGAGTACTACAAGCGTGTTGAAGCGATGGAGTTTACTCTTAACCACGACGACGGGAGAAACCTTGCATCTCTTCACCTTGCAGACGTTATTCTGGTGGGTGTTTCAAGAACTTCCAAAACGCCACTTTCCGTTTACCTTTCTCAACACGGAATCAAAGTTGTAAATATTCCTATGATCAAAGACCAGCCTCTTCCTACCGAACTCTTTGAAGTCGACCAGAGAAAAATCTTTGCTCTAACGATTGATCCTGAATCTCTAAGAGAAATCAGAAAAAATCGCCTGCAACGTCTGGGAGCTGAAAAGCACCAAGGTGACTATGCCGAACACAACAAGATTGTAGAAGAGGTTGAGTGGGCCAATAGAATCTTTAAAGAAAACAAGCGCTGGCCGGTCTTCAATGTGACCGATAAGGCCCTTGAAGAGACGGCAGCGGATATCATGAAACTTTTAAGTATGAGAAAGAATAATATCTTTAAACAGACTAAGAAAGAAGAGTCTAACGAATAG